The Electrophorus electricus isolate fEleEle1 chromosome 19, fEleEle1.pri, whole genome shotgun sequence genome has a segment encoding these proteins:
- the acin1b gene encoding apoptotic chromatin condensation inducer 1b isoform X1: MAELEDVTLDGKPLHSLRVADLKAALEQRGLAKSGQKNALIKRLKGALMLENLQRTSTPHVGLQPNSQIGEEMSQNSFIKQYLAKQQELLRQRMEREAREASEVDDTNSPAGPEEDDHTAAHDGTSYLPDKHHIIPSHPALSRAEDKEGGERVDVVPRDPAIAAARRLDMGSAAVAQEPPDASIGRIWHPSFSQEEVATPSPPRAVASLSVRVVGQPERQGLPLIVPRTQEREGTAPVEAGPAHSTPQFSRSARAQEDSDDDDDDDDDDDSDEDDEWGPSSHGRKNARPPPVHQPPVAQRSRRKLQPPQHIPPQPQAAHQPPLQLRQPTPPPSPPPELSFPLPDTPKQSPPDQDEPAAPGEGAAPGLAGISSPLSFQRQESSSSSRSSSPEPPSQRRPGPLSLLVRKMESEGAFSAGQKKEEDDEGEGAMEVGEQEDGRVTSGPGVLVFPRGMNDNSGDTDAAPHQKGPSEQQLNEAEPSAAVLTTAEIGTPELVATEEAEQKKDRRPQKCDEEREPEQRSVEEEKEEESVKTSHSSPVFSCKRGREASPPQASALISHTSPTTSPPAIAKRPRIFSEVPPPECLVFSSKPDQVSTLMSGPCRADVDVSMETEVPSVVPESTTESKGDEEMKPQAEIEKPASPRPAKSVEDAKKTPSVLPPSPPPEDGEAEKAREKARQRQKSSEPHSSPSSQSSSSDSDSESSSSSSPGSSPQAKSTQQKDEEDKPKRASHAEEQKVEASRDVKQAAVAEPTGPVAMELEERPESESALSQPVSQGAPEAGGSRPDESTTPKAFAARKISLTTAKPEGAAVEAESGGGAGRKRRWGSSTAVTAKKPSISITTESLKSLIPDIKPLQEAVVELHPDEGHFSGDEDAGQQAEHDDDDQGLKIRRTVTQVVPSEGQENGQKEKEDEEDEEEEHAEGDKEKEKPHRKQRSESLTEVTMETQESDPKKVTPNDSVVRRSISQLKVGVSVTIDDPVRTGRQLSPHRGKPSQIIHICNLVRPFTLGQLKELLNRTGAVVEEGFWIDKIKSHCYVTYSSTEEAVATREALHGVKWPSSNPKVLRVDFCEQDELDFHKALLTGEDPRVPPPPGRPTAPAPLLPPSREREAAATTPTPAPAPIRDQWAEREREMERRERTRSEREWDRDKVRDFGRDERDTTRRSRSRDRDRRRKERGKSKERRSEKKDKPEEPPAKLLDDLFRKTKAAPCIYWLPLTEEQAAQRSLERAERMKEREKRRKELQEEEEKKREEERKERARGREKEGGNAGGGVGGSGRTAEGERERDRERDREREREREREKGREKEGEKKRDSNRGRASDSKTAGGGRRSRSRSNPSRDRRH, translated from the exons ATGGCGGAACTCGAAGATGTTACGCTAGATGGGAAACCGCTTCATTCGCTCCGTGTGGCGGATTTAAAAGCTGCCTTGGAACAACGAGGTTTGGCCAAAAGCGGTCAGAAAAATGCGCTTATCAAACGACTTAAAGGG gctcTCATGTTGGAGAACCTCCAGAGAACCTCAACCCCTCATGTCGGTCTACAGCCCAACTCGCAG ATAGGGGAGGAGATGAGCCAGAACAGCTTCATCAAACAGTACCTGGCCAAGCAGCAAGAGCTGCTCCGCCAGAGAATGGAGAGGGAGGCACGGGAAGCATCTGAGGTGGATG ATACAAACAGCCCTGCGGGCCCTGAGGAGGATGACCACACAGCGGCCCATGACGGCACTTCCTATCTGCCTGACAAG catcaCATTATACCGTCTCATCCTGCTCTGTCACGAGCAGAAGACAAAGAAGGAGGGGAGCGGGTGGACGTTGTGCCACGGGACCCTGCTATAGCAGCAGCTCGACGGCTGGATATGGGCTCAGCTGCAGTAGCCCAGGAGCCCCCTGACGCATCTATTGGGAGGATCTGGCACCCATCTTTCTCACAGGAGGAGGTTGCcactccctcccctccccgTGCAGTCGCCTCTCTGTCAGTGCGTGTGGTTGGCCAGCCGGAAAGACAAGGCCTGCCACTCATTGTGCCCCGCACGCAAGAACGAGAAGGGACCGCGCCGGTTGAAGCAGGCCCTGCCCACTCAACGCCTCAGTTCAGTCGATCGGCTCGCGCTCAGGAGGACAGtgacgacgacgatgacgatgacgacgatgacgatAGTGACGAAGATGACGAATGGGGTCCATCTTCTCACGGGAGAAAAAACGCACGCCCTCCTCCCGTGCACCAACCTCCAGTGGCGCAACGGTCGCGTCGCAAGCTCCAACCTCCACAGCACATCCCACCCCAACCCCAAGCCGCCCACCAGCCCCCCCTGCAGCTCCGCCAGCCCACgcctccaccctcccctcccccagaGCTCTCCTTTCCTCTACCTGACACCCCCAAGCAGAGCCCCCCAGACCAGGATGAACCTGCTGCCCCAGGAGAGGGTGCTGCTCCTGGGCTGGCTGgcatctcctcccctctgtccttcCAGAGGCAGGagtccagctccagctccaggtcCAGCAGCCCGGAGCCGCCATCCCAACGTAGGCCTGGGCCTCTCAGCCTGCTTGTGCGCAAGATGGAGTCAGAGGGGGCTTTTAGTGCTGGGCAGAAAAAGGAGGAAGATGACGAGGGAGAAGGAGCAATGGAAGTGGGGGAGCAGGAGGATGGGCGAGTGACTTCTGGTCCAGGGGTTCTCGTGTTCCCCAGGGGGATGAACGATAACAGCGGTGATACAGACGCGGCTCCCCATCAGAAGGGGCCCTCGGAGCAGCAGCTCAACGAGGCAGAGCCGTCGGCTGCGGTGCTCACCACAGCTGAGATTGGCACTCCAGAGCTGGTGGCAACTGAGGAAGCTGAACAGAAGAAGGACAGAAGACCTCAGAAATGTGAcgaagagagagagccagagcaaaggagtgtggaggaggaaaaagaagaggagTCTGTGAAAACAAGCCATAGTTCTCCTGTTTTTTCGTGTAAACGTGGACGTGAGGCTTCACCCCCTCAGGCCTCTGCCCTCATCAGTCATACATCAcccaccacctccccacccGCTATTGCTAAGCGACCACGGATCTTCTCTGAAGTTCCCCCACCTGAATGCCTCGTGTTCTCTTCCAAACCGGATCAGGTGTCGACCCTCATGTCAGGACCCTGCCGTGCTGATGTGGATGTCTCCATGGAGACTGAGGTACCCAGCGTGGTGCCTGAGTCGACAACTGAGAGCAAGGGAGATGAAGAAATGAAGCCTCAGGCAGAAATAGAGAAACCGGCATCTCCACGACCAGCAAAATCAGTGGAAGATGCTAAAAAGACCCCCTCtgttcttcctccctctccaccaCCAGAAGATGGGGAAgcagagaaagcaagagaaaaagccagacagagacagaagtcATCCGAACCACACTCGTCCCCCTCAAGCCAGTCTTCTTCCTCTGACTCTGATTCTGAATCCTCCTCCTCTAGTTCCCCGGGCTCTTCCCCACAAGCAAAATCCACACAACAGAAG GATGAAGAGGATAAGCCAAAACGAGCATCTCATGCAGAAGAACAGAAGGTGGAAGCTTCCAG gGATGTGAAGCAGGCTGCAGTTGCTGAGCCCACAGGCCCCGTTGCTATGGAGCTCGAGGAACGGCCCGAGTCAGAGAGTGCCCTGAGCCAACCTGTATCACAGGGGGCGCCAGAGGCTGGCGGGTCCCGCCCTGATGAG AGCACCACTCCAAAAGCCTTTGCAGCACGCAAGATTTCACTGACTA cTGCTAAACCTGAGGGAGCAGCAGTGGAGGCGGAGTCTGGGGGCGGAGCCGGTAGGAAGAGGAGGTGGGGCTCTAGTACTGCAGTCACTGCCAAGAAGCCATCGATCAGTATCACTACTGAATCACTGAAG TCTCTGATCCCAGATATAAAGCCTCTTCAGGAGGCTGTAGTGGAACTGCACCCTGATGAAGGGCACTTCTCTGGGGACGAGGACGCTGGTCAGCAGGCCGAACACGACGACGACGACCAGGGCCTCAAGATAAGGCGCACCGTAACACAG GTTGTTCCTTCTGAAGGACAGGAAaatggacagaaagaaaaagaagacgaggaagatgaggaagaggagcatgCGGAAGGGGATAAGGAAAAAGAGAAGCCCCACAGGAAACAGAGGAGCGAGAGCTTGACGGAggttaccatggaaacccaGGAGAGTGATCCTAAGAAAG TGACTCCCAATGATTCAGTGGTGAGGCGCTCCATCAGTCAGCTGAAGGTGGGTGTGTCCGTCACCATCGATGATCCCGTGCGCACTGGCCGCCAGCTCTCCCCTCACCGCGGCAAACCCTCCCAAATCATCCATATCTGCAACCTG GTACGCCCTTTCACCCTGGGCCAGCTGAAGGAGCTGTTAAATCGGACCGGTGCAGTGGTAGAAGAGGGCTTCTGGATCGATAAGATCAAATCTCACTGCTATGTCACT TACTCTAGTACAGAGGAGGCAGTCGCAACTCGAGAGGCTCTGCATGGTGTGAAATGGCCGTCCAGCAATCCCAAAGTGCTCAGAGTGGACTTCTGCGAACAAGACGAG tTGGACTTCCATAAGGCCCTGCTGACTGGTGAGGACCCACGAGTCCCTCCACCGCCGGGCCGCCCCACTGCTCCTGCTCCCCTCCTGCCCCCGAGCCGTGAACGGGAGGCTGCAGCCACCACGCCAACTCCCGCGCCGGCGCCCATCAGGGACCAGTGGGCGGAGCGCGAGCGTGAGATGGAACGCAGGGAGAGGACTCGTTCAGAGCGCGAGTGGGACCGGGACAAGGTGCGCGACTTCGGCCGCGATGAGCGGGACACCACTCGCAGGTCCCGCTCGCGTGACCGGGACAGGAGACGCAAGGAGCGCGGAAAGAGCAAAGAGAGGAGGTCTGAGAAAAAAG ATAAACCAGAAGAGCCTCCAGCCAAACTGCTGGATGATCTGTTCCGTAAAACCAAAGCAGCTCCTTGTATATACTGGCTGCCACTAACTGAAGAACAG GCAGCTCAGAGGAGTCTGGAGAGAGCTGAGCGGATGAAGGAGCGAGAGAAAAGAAGGAAGGAGcttcaggaggaggaggagaagaaacgTGAGGAAGAGCGGAAAGAGAGAGCACGGGGGCGtgaaaaagagggaggaaaCGCAGGGGGCGGGGTAGGTGGCTCTGGCCGTAcagctgaaggagagagagagagagatagagagagagatagggagagagagagagagagggagagggagaaaggcagagagaaagagggtgagaaaaagagagacagcaaTAGAGGCCGAGCCAGTGACTCCAAGACTGCAGGGGGCGGCAGGCGCTCAAGAAGCCGCAGCAACCCATCCAGGGACAGGCGGCACTGa
- the acin1b gene encoding apoptotic chromatin condensation inducer 1b isoform X2 produces MAELEDVTLDGKPLHSLRVADLKAALEQRGLAKSGQKNALIKRLKGALMLENLQRTSTPHVGLQPNSQIGEEMSQNSFIKQYLAKQQELLRQRMEREAREASEVDDTNSPAGPEEDDHTAAHDGTSYLPDKHHIIPSHPALSRAEDKEGGERVDVVPRDPAIAAARRLDMGSAAVAQEPPDASIGRIWHPSFSQEEVATPSPPRAVASLSVRVVGQPERQGLPLIVPRTQEREGTAPVEAGPAHSTPQFSRSARAQEDSDDDDDDDDDDDSDEDDEWGPSSHGRKNARPPPVHQPPVAQRSRRKLQPPQHIPPQPQAAHQPPLQLRQPTPPPSPPPELSFPLPDTPKQSPPDQDEPAAPGEGAAPGLAGISSPLSFQRQESSSSSRSSSPEPPSQRRPGPLSLLVRKMESEGAFSAGQKKEEDDEGEGAMEVGEQEDGRVTSGPGVLVFPRGMNDNSGDTDAAPHQKGPSEQQLNEAEPSAAVLTTAEIGTPELVATEEAEQKKDRRPQKCDEEREPEQRSVEEEKEEESVKTSHSSPVFSCKRGREASPPQASALISHTSPTTSPPAIAKRPRIFSEVPPPECLVFSSKPDQVSTLMSGPCRADVDVSMETEVPSVVPESTTESKGDEEMKPQAEIEKPASPRPAKSVEDAKKTPSVLPPSPPPEDGEAEKAREKARQRQKSSEPHSSPSSQSSSSDSDSESSSSSSPGSSPQAKSTQQKDEEDKPKRASHAEEQKVEASRDVKQAAVAEPTGPVAMELEERPESESALSQPVSQGAPEAGGSRPDESTTPKAFAARKISLTTAKPEGAAVEAESGGGAGRKRRWGSSTAVTAKKPSISITTESLKSLIPDIKPLQEAVVELHPDEGHFSGDEDAGQQAEHDDDDQGLKIRRTVTQVVPSEGQENGQKEKEDEEDEEEEHAEGDKEKEKPHRKQRSESLTEVTMETQESDPKKVTPNDSVVRRSISQLKVGVSVTIDDPVRTGRQLSPHRGKPSQIIHICNLVRPFTLGQLKELLNRTGAVVEEGFWIDKIKSHCYVTYSSTEEAVATREALHGVKWPSSNPKVLRVDFCEQDELDFHKALLTGEDPRVPPPPGRPTAPAPLLPPSREREAAATTPTPAPAPIRDQWAEREREMERRERTRSEREWDRDKVRDFGRDERDTTRRSRSRDRDRRRKERGKSKERRSEKKR; encoded by the exons ATGGCGGAACTCGAAGATGTTACGCTAGATGGGAAACCGCTTCATTCGCTCCGTGTGGCGGATTTAAAAGCTGCCTTGGAACAACGAGGTTTGGCCAAAAGCGGTCAGAAAAATGCGCTTATCAAACGACTTAAAGGG gctcTCATGTTGGAGAACCTCCAGAGAACCTCAACCCCTCATGTCGGTCTACAGCCCAACTCGCAG ATAGGGGAGGAGATGAGCCAGAACAGCTTCATCAAACAGTACCTGGCCAAGCAGCAAGAGCTGCTCCGCCAGAGAATGGAGAGGGAGGCACGGGAAGCATCTGAGGTGGATG ATACAAACAGCCCTGCGGGCCCTGAGGAGGATGACCACACAGCGGCCCATGACGGCACTTCCTATCTGCCTGACAAG catcaCATTATACCGTCTCATCCTGCTCTGTCACGAGCAGAAGACAAAGAAGGAGGGGAGCGGGTGGACGTTGTGCCACGGGACCCTGCTATAGCAGCAGCTCGACGGCTGGATATGGGCTCAGCTGCAGTAGCCCAGGAGCCCCCTGACGCATCTATTGGGAGGATCTGGCACCCATCTTTCTCACAGGAGGAGGTTGCcactccctcccctccccgTGCAGTCGCCTCTCTGTCAGTGCGTGTGGTTGGCCAGCCGGAAAGACAAGGCCTGCCACTCATTGTGCCCCGCACGCAAGAACGAGAAGGGACCGCGCCGGTTGAAGCAGGCCCTGCCCACTCAACGCCTCAGTTCAGTCGATCGGCTCGCGCTCAGGAGGACAGtgacgacgacgatgacgatgacgacgatgacgatAGTGACGAAGATGACGAATGGGGTCCATCTTCTCACGGGAGAAAAAACGCACGCCCTCCTCCCGTGCACCAACCTCCAGTGGCGCAACGGTCGCGTCGCAAGCTCCAACCTCCACAGCACATCCCACCCCAACCCCAAGCCGCCCACCAGCCCCCCCTGCAGCTCCGCCAGCCCACgcctccaccctcccctcccccagaGCTCTCCTTTCCTCTACCTGACACCCCCAAGCAGAGCCCCCCAGACCAGGATGAACCTGCTGCCCCAGGAGAGGGTGCTGCTCCTGGGCTGGCTGgcatctcctcccctctgtccttcCAGAGGCAGGagtccagctccagctccaggtcCAGCAGCCCGGAGCCGCCATCCCAACGTAGGCCTGGGCCTCTCAGCCTGCTTGTGCGCAAGATGGAGTCAGAGGGGGCTTTTAGTGCTGGGCAGAAAAAGGAGGAAGATGACGAGGGAGAAGGAGCAATGGAAGTGGGGGAGCAGGAGGATGGGCGAGTGACTTCTGGTCCAGGGGTTCTCGTGTTCCCCAGGGGGATGAACGATAACAGCGGTGATACAGACGCGGCTCCCCATCAGAAGGGGCCCTCGGAGCAGCAGCTCAACGAGGCAGAGCCGTCGGCTGCGGTGCTCACCACAGCTGAGATTGGCACTCCAGAGCTGGTGGCAACTGAGGAAGCTGAACAGAAGAAGGACAGAAGACCTCAGAAATGTGAcgaagagagagagccagagcaaaggagtgtggaggaggaaaaagaagaggagTCTGTGAAAACAAGCCATAGTTCTCCTGTTTTTTCGTGTAAACGTGGACGTGAGGCTTCACCCCCTCAGGCCTCTGCCCTCATCAGTCATACATCAcccaccacctccccacccGCTATTGCTAAGCGACCACGGATCTTCTCTGAAGTTCCCCCACCTGAATGCCTCGTGTTCTCTTCCAAACCGGATCAGGTGTCGACCCTCATGTCAGGACCCTGCCGTGCTGATGTGGATGTCTCCATGGAGACTGAGGTACCCAGCGTGGTGCCTGAGTCGACAACTGAGAGCAAGGGAGATGAAGAAATGAAGCCTCAGGCAGAAATAGAGAAACCGGCATCTCCACGACCAGCAAAATCAGTGGAAGATGCTAAAAAGACCCCCTCtgttcttcctccctctccaccaCCAGAAGATGGGGAAgcagagaaagcaagagaaaaagccagacagagacagaagtcATCCGAACCACACTCGTCCCCCTCAAGCCAGTCTTCTTCCTCTGACTCTGATTCTGAATCCTCCTCCTCTAGTTCCCCGGGCTCTTCCCCACAAGCAAAATCCACACAACAGAAG GATGAAGAGGATAAGCCAAAACGAGCATCTCATGCAGAAGAACAGAAGGTGGAAGCTTCCAG gGATGTGAAGCAGGCTGCAGTTGCTGAGCCCACAGGCCCCGTTGCTATGGAGCTCGAGGAACGGCCCGAGTCAGAGAGTGCCCTGAGCCAACCTGTATCACAGGGGGCGCCAGAGGCTGGCGGGTCCCGCCCTGATGAG AGCACCACTCCAAAAGCCTTTGCAGCACGCAAGATTTCACTGACTA cTGCTAAACCTGAGGGAGCAGCAGTGGAGGCGGAGTCTGGGGGCGGAGCCGGTAGGAAGAGGAGGTGGGGCTCTAGTACTGCAGTCACTGCCAAGAAGCCATCGATCAGTATCACTACTGAATCACTGAAG TCTCTGATCCCAGATATAAAGCCTCTTCAGGAGGCTGTAGTGGAACTGCACCCTGATGAAGGGCACTTCTCTGGGGACGAGGACGCTGGTCAGCAGGCCGAACACGACGACGACGACCAGGGCCTCAAGATAAGGCGCACCGTAACACAG GTTGTTCCTTCTGAAGGACAGGAAaatggacagaaagaaaaagaagacgaggaagatgaggaagaggagcatgCGGAAGGGGATAAGGAAAAAGAGAAGCCCCACAGGAAACAGAGGAGCGAGAGCTTGACGGAggttaccatggaaacccaGGAGAGTGATCCTAAGAAAG TGACTCCCAATGATTCAGTGGTGAGGCGCTCCATCAGTCAGCTGAAGGTGGGTGTGTCCGTCACCATCGATGATCCCGTGCGCACTGGCCGCCAGCTCTCCCCTCACCGCGGCAAACCCTCCCAAATCATCCATATCTGCAACCTG GTACGCCCTTTCACCCTGGGCCAGCTGAAGGAGCTGTTAAATCGGACCGGTGCAGTGGTAGAAGAGGGCTTCTGGATCGATAAGATCAAATCTCACTGCTATGTCACT TACTCTAGTACAGAGGAGGCAGTCGCAACTCGAGAGGCTCTGCATGGTGTGAAATGGCCGTCCAGCAATCCCAAAGTGCTCAGAGTGGACTTCTGCGAACAAGACGAG tTGGACTTCCATAAGGCCCTGCTGACTGGTGAGGACCCACGAGTCCCTCCACCGCCGGGCCGCCCCACTGCTCCTGCTCCCCTCCTGCCCCCGAGCCGTGAACGGGAGGCTGCAGCCACCACGCCAACTCCCGCGCCGGCGCCCATCAGGGACCAGTGGGCGGAGCGCGAGCGTGAGATGGAACGCAGGGAGAGGACTCGTTCAGAGCGCGAGTGGGACCGGGACAAGGTGCGCGACTTCGGCCGCGATGAGCGGGACACCACTCGCAGGTCCCGCTCGCGTGACCGGGACAGGAGACGCAAGGAGCGCGGAAAGAGCAAAGAGAGGAGGTCTGAGAAAAAA AGATAA
- the ajuba gene encoding LIM domain-containing protein ajuba, translating to MERIGTKLKQKFKLPDSGSVKFSKKKNELTNTNNNSNSNSASSGTVVAQLNPITNSSASPAQYTLTCPPSVEACGSQSGRPGKVVNSQRVSSCITSTPSPEESGPSTEDHPSSLAPLRRRAPQQRASCYLPESVEGCGTCDQVRRSEVPQGEQGDMQGTAYSSNTRAALNQRRYSLELQQLVRRQQLLSQAPLSSMPPPYPSHSAITRSGATEPSFLPELERHKRLSLQEALFYKRWSSGGELWDSGRPASLSHPPQRSHDGAGMGYLFPPGPTLSPCSSFSLQESVLASPRSSFASSTASGGGGAGGSPVGSPCSSNRTSGISLGYDTRHMPGPAQQLQFSSTTLGGATSGQVYVATAPGKAVAPPMEVWRDYLERASAIEGGFQDSRHSYPPAVSTPTATGQRPEPEWWGGAEQRSAPRAEGLGERVRHSDLPGTRYQQELTRLLLRDLALEGEELLGGLTLKEQPLSTCVPAPAPAVGKPQEEQIAAREPPSALDRQEFFGTCVKCGKGVYGADNACQALDSLYHTRCFTCVSCGRTLRNKDFYNVSGSVYCKEDYMFSGFQAAAEKCSVCGHLILEQILQALGNSYHPGCFRCTVCSKTLDGVPFTVDYLNNVYCVSDYNRTFAPKCAACLQPILPAEGSEEILRVVSMNKDYHFECYHCEECGKQLSDKPGSQCFPLDSHLLCHSCHMNRVCATHSLPSHNTH from the exons ATGGAGAGAATTGGCACTAAACTGAAGCAAAAGTTTAAGCTACCTGATTCTGGTAGTGTCAAAtttagtaaaaagaaaaatgagttgaccaacacaaataataacagtaacagcaaCAGTGCTAGTAGTGGAACAGTAGTGGCTCAGCTGAATCCAATAACTAACTCATCTGCAAGCCCAGCACAGTACACTCTTACGTGCCCTCCCTCAGTGGAGGCATGTGGATCGCAAAGTGGGAGGCCTGGAAAGGTGGTCAACTCTCAGAGAGTGTCTTCTTGCATAACCTCCACCCCATCTCCTGAGGAGTCCGGGCCTTCTACCGAAGACCACCCATCATCCCTTGCCCCTCTACGGCGCCGGGCGCCCCAGCAGCGGGCTTCATGCTACCTGCCTGAGAGCGTGGAAGGCTGTGGCACCTGTGACCAGGTGAGGCGCAGTGAGGTGCCTCAAGGCGAGCAAGGAGACATGCAGGGCACCGCATATAGCTCAAACACCCGTGCTGCCCTGAACCAGCGCCGTTATTCGCTGGAGCTCCAACAGCTGGTGAGGCGGCAGCAGCTGCTCTCCCAGGCTCCTCTGTCCTCTATGCCTCCTCCGTACCCCTCACACAGTGCCATCACCCGCTCAGGAGCCACTGAGCCCAGCTTCCTTCCCGAGCTGGAGCGCCATAAGCGTCTGTCCCTGCAGGAGGCACTGTTCTACAAGCGGTGGAGCTCCGGAGGAGAGCTCTGGGATAGTGGCAGGCCGGCTTCGCTCTCCCACCCGCCACAGAGGAGTCATGATGGCGCCGGGATGGGATACCTCTTCCCTCCGGGGCCCACGCTGAGCCCCTGCTCCTCCTTCAGCTTGCAGGAGTCAGTGCTGGCCAGCCCGCGCTCCAGCTTTGCCAGCAGCACAGCCAGTGGGGGAGGAGGTGCTGGTGGCAGTCCTGTGGGAAGCCCGTGCAGCAGCAACCGCACCAGTGGCATCAGCCTGGGCTACGACACCCGTCATATGCCTGGCCCTGCCCAGCAGTTGCAGTTTTCTTCCACAACGTTAGGTGGCGCCACCTCTGGGCAGGTCTATGTGGCCACGGCACCAGGGAAAGCAGTAGCACCACCTATGGAGGTGTGGCGGGACTATCTGGAAAGGGCGTCGGCCATCGAAGGAGGATTTCAGGACAGCCGTCACTCCTACCCACCAGCAGTCAGCACCCCAACGGCCACGGGTCAGAGGCCAGAGCCGGAGTGGTGGGGCGGGGCCGAGCAGCGGTCCGCACCCCGGGCGGAAGGGCTTGGTGAGCGGGTGAGGCACTCTGACCTGCCAGGCACCCGCTACCAGCAGGAGCTTACCCGGCTGCTGCTGAGGGACCTGGCATTGGAGGGTGAGGAGCTGCTGGGTGGACTGACCCTAAAGGAGCAGCCCTTGTCCACCTGTGTACCCGCCCCTGCCCCTGCTGTGGGGAAGCCCCAAGAGGAGCAAATAGCAGCAAGGGAACCACCGTCTGCCCTGGATAGACAGGAGTTTTTTG GAACATGTGTGAAATGCGGTAAAGGCGTCTATGGTGCGGACAACGCTTGTCAAGCTCTGGACAGTCTCTATCACACACGCTGTTTCACCTGTGTGTCTTGCG gcCGTACACTTAGAAACAAGGACTTCTACAATGTCAGTGGATCAGTCTACTGTAAAGAGGACTACATG TTTTCAGGCTTCCAGGCAGCAGCAGagaagtgcagtgtgtgtggccATCTGATCCTGGAACAG ATTTTACAGGCCCTGGGGAACTCGTATCACCCCGGCTGTTTCCGCTGTACGGTCTGCTCAAAGACGCTGGATGGTGTGCCTTTCACAGTGGACTACCTCAATAACGTCTACTGCGTCTCTGATTATAATAG gACATTTGCTCCTAAATGCGCTGCCTGTTTACAACCCATTTTACCTGCTGAG GGCAGTGAGGAGATTCTCAGGGTGGTGTCCATGAACAAAGACTATCACTTTGAGTGCTATCACTGTGAG GAGTGTGGGAAGCAGCTTTCGGATAAACCTGGATCTCAGTGCTTTCCTCTGGACTCCCACCTGCTCTGCCACTCCTGTCACATGAACAGGGTGTGTGCCACTCATAGCCTTCCCTCGCACAATACACACTGA